A region of Chitinophaga horti DNA encodes the following proteins:
- the aat gene encoding leucyl/phenylalanyl-tRNA--protein transferase translates to MPVFPLDNRLVFPPVQLAEPDGLLAYGGDLRPERLLLAYRSGIFPWYSEKPILWWCPDPRFVLLPRELKISASMKQVLKKGQFEITVNKNFSAVMSNCGRIARPGQDGTWITKEMLKAYEKLHELGYAVSVECWQNGELVGGLYGLRIGRCFFGESMFARVSNASKAAFITFVKQLETEGVVLIDCQVHTEHLESLGARFMPRAEFLGILEDHL, encoded by the coding sequence ATGCCGGTATTCCCCCTCGATAACAGATTGGTTTTCCCCCCGGTACAACTTGCCGAGCCAGATGGCCTGCTGGCTTACGGCGGCGATCTTCGTCCCGAAAGGCTGCTGCTGGCTTACCGTTCCGGCATTTTCCCCTGGTATTCGGAAAAACCAATTCTCTGGTGGTGCCCGGACCCTCGCTTCGTACTTCTCCCCCGCGAACTGAAGATCTCTGCCAGTATGAAACAGGTCTTGAAGAAAGGCCAGTTCGAGATTACCGTCAACAAAAACTTCAGCGCCGTGATGAGCAATTGCGGCCGCATTGCGCGCCCCGGACAGGACGGCACCTGGATTACCAAAGAAATGCTGAAAGCCTACGAAAAGCTGCATGAACTGGGGTATGCCGTATCTGTAGAATGCTGGCAGAACGGCGAACTGGTAGGCGGCCTGTACGGATTGCGCATCGGCCGCTGTTTCTTCGGCGAATCCATGTTCGCCAGGGTAAGTAATGCCTCTAAAGCGGCCTTTATCACCTTCGTAAAACAACTCGAAACAGAAGGGGTTGTGCTGATCGACTGCCAGGTGCATACGGAGCATTTGGAGTCACTGGGAGCGCGGTTTATGCCGAGAGCGGAGTTCCTCGGGATACTAGAGGATCACTTGTAG
- the mtaB gene encoding tRNA (N(6)-L-threonylcarbamoyladenosine(37)-C(2))-methylthiotransferase MtaB, translating into MTQAKSVAFHTLGCKLNFSETSTIGRMLENDGFVKKDFDDKADVYVINTCSVTDNADKECRQLVRRIQRRSPESLVVITGCYAQLKPQEIASIEGVDLVLGAAEKFNIVEHIKELTKGDSAKICSCDIEDVNTFHSSYSVNDRTRTFLKVQDGCDYNCTFCTIPMARGISRSDSVANVVENARELAANGVKEIVLTGVNLGDFGKGLGGGKKREESFFELVQELDKVEGIERYRISSIEPNLLSNEIIEFVANSRKFMPHFHIPLQSGNNEILGLMRRRYRRELYAEKVAMIKQFMPHACIGVDVIVGFPTESDAHFQDTYQFLHDLDISYLHVFTYSERDNTVAIDIKPVVPVNIRHERNKSLRNLSHKKMQYFTEQHVGETRKVLFEGHGKDGMMEGYTDNYIKVTTPYRTEWVNNLVEWELR; encoded by the coding sequence ATGACACAGGCTAAATCAGTAGCATTTCATACACTAGGCTGTAAGCTTAATTTCTCCGAGACCTCCACAATTGGCAGGATGCTGGAGAATGACGGGTTCGTTAAAAAAGATTTTGACGATAAGGCCGACGTGTACGTAATCAACACCTGTTCGGTGACCGACAATGCAGACAAGGAGTGCCGCCAGCTGGTACGCCGCATCCAGCGCCGCTCGCCGGAGAGCCTGGTGGTGATTACCGGCTGCTACGCACAGTTGAAACCACAGGAAATTGCCAGTATCGAGGGGGTTGACCTCGTACTGGGCGCCGCCGAAAAGTTTAACATCGTAGAACATATAAAGGAACTGACCAAAGGCGATAGCGCCAAAATCTGCTCCTGCGACATCGAAGATGTGAACACGTTCCACTCCTCCTACTCCGTAAACGACCGTACCCGTACCTTCCTGAAGGTGCAGGACGGCTGCGATTATAACTGTACCTTCTGCACCATTCCCATGGCGCGCGGCATCAGCCGTAGCGACAGTGTGGCCAATGTGGTGGAGAATGCCCGCGAACTGGCGGCCAATGGCGTAAAAGAGATCGTACTCACCGGGGTTAACCTGGGCGATTTTGGTAAAGGCTTAGGTGGCGGTAAAAAACGCGAAGAAAGCTTTTTCGAACTAGTACAGGAGCTGGACAAGGTGGAAGGCATCGAGCGTTACCGCATCTCTTCCATAGAACCAAACCTGCTGAGTAACGAGATCATCGAATTTGTGGCCAACAGCCGCAAGTTTATGCCGCACTTCCATATTCCGCTGCAAAGTGGTAATAATGAAATATTGGGGCTGATGCGCCGCCGGTACCGCCGCGAGCTGTACGCCGAAAAGGTGGCCATGATCAAACAATTTATGCCGCATGCCTGCATCGGTGTGGATGTGATCGTAGGCTTCCCTACAGAAAGCGACGCGCATTTCCAGGATACTTACCAGTTCCTGCACGACCTCGACATTTCTTACCTGCACGTATTTACTTATTCAGAAAGGGATAATACCGTGGCAATAGACATTAAACCTGTGGTGCCCGTAAACATCCGTCATGAAAGAAATAAATCACTTCGTAACCTGAGCCATAAAAAGATGCAATACTTCACCGAACAGCATGTGGGTGAAACCCGTAAAGTATTGTTCGAAGGGCATGGTAAAGACGGAATGATGGAGGGTTATACCGACAACTACATCAAGGTAACAACACCTTATCGTACCGAGTGGGTAAACAACCTCGTGGAATGGGAGCTTCGCTAG
- a CDS encoding cation:proton antiporter has protein sequence MIGTVLLMDFRLPLKDPIPIFSLVLFIILLAPIILRKFRIPSIIGLILAGMAIGDHGFKIIEKGSIDLFGKAGLLYIMFLAGLELDMTEFRKSRYRSMVFGAFTFFLPLILGFVVCTYVLHFNLMASLLVSSMFATHTLVAYPLASRLGITKNEAVTVAVGGTIITDTAVLLILAVITGAQQGNLNTAFWLRLGISVSVFAVIILWVFPAVGRWFFRKIKDDKTSHFIFVLALVFLAAFLAELAGIEGIIGAFLAGLALNQLIPHTSSLMNRVEFVGNALFIPFFLISVGMIVDLRVLLKGPEALIIAGALTSMALFSKWLAAFFTQLAFKYTPAQRNVIFGLSSAHAAATIAVILIGYNMGIVDESVLNGTVVLILITCMVGSFVTQNAGRKLAIIESEKIPEIPTGPERTLIPLANFEKLEPLLDFSMLMRSAGQPSPIHPLVVVKDDEEAREKIFISNKMVEKALVSAAATESNVQLVTRVDLNVADGISRTVKELMVTDVVLAWSDKNTTTDRLFGTLFGTTLDNVLQGVWETVYVCQFLYPLNTSRRLVLLLPQNTEYEQGFAHYMQKMMLLSRQAGARLQVYCTGSTQEAVNELLRRTKSTFEMSFQRFDHMEDLATLARNITRDDLLVVVTARKGTLSYQAYMENLPTRLVKYFKDRNLMLVYPEQTEVQISEPGVQAEDLTLSPIEEQLTNLNKIGKVVKRIFKNPPKHQ, from the coding sequence ATGATTGGAACTGTACTATTGATGGACTTCAGGCTGCCTTTGAAGGATCCTATTCCTATTTTCTCCCTGGTATTATTTATCATCCTGCTGGCGCCGATTATCCTGCGCAAGTTCCGTATTCCCAGCATCATCGGGCTCATATTGGCCGGTATGGCCATCGGCGATCACGGGTTTAAAATTATTGAAAAGGGAAGTATTGATTTATTCGGCAAGGCCGGGCTATTATACATTATGTTTCTCGCCGGCCTGGAGCTGGATATGACCGAGTTTCGCAAAAGCCGCTACCGCAGCATGGTGTTCGGCGCCTTTACGTTCTTTTTACCGTTGATATTGGGTTTCGTGGTGTGTACCTATGTGCTGCATTTTAACCTGATGGCGTCGCTGCTGGTGTCGAGCATGTTTGCTACGCATACGCTGGTGGCTTATCCGCTGGCCAGCCGGCTAGGTATTACCAAAAACGAAGCCGTGACCGTAGCCGTAGGTGGCACCATTATTACAGATACGGCGGTGCTGTTGATACTGGCGGTAATTACCGGTGCGCAGCAGGGCAACCTGAATACGGCATTCTGGCTTAGGCTGGGTATTTCGGTGAGTGTATTCGCAGTGATCATCCTTTGGGTATTTCCTGCGGTAGGACGATGGTTTTTCAGGAAGATAAAAGACGATAAAACATCTCACTTTATATTCGTACTGGCCCTGGTGTTCCTGGCTGCCTTCCTGGCCGAGCTGGCTGGTATTGAAGGCATTATTGGCGCGTTCCTCGCGGGGCTGGCATTGAATCAACTGATCCCGCATACCTCTTCGCTGATGAATCGAGTAGAGTTTGTGGGTAATGCTTTATTCATTCCTTTTTTCCTGATCAGTGTAGGCATGATCGTGGATTTACGCGTACTGCTGAAAGGCCCGGAAGCATTGATCATTGCCGGTGCTTTAACATCGATGGCGTTGTTCAGCAAGTGGCTGGCGGCGTTCTTTACGCAGCTGGCATTTAAGTATACACCGGCACAGCGTAACGTAATTTTCGGTTTGAGCAGCGCCCACGCAGCTGCTACCATCGCGGTGATCCTGATCGGTTACAACATGGGTATCGTGGATGAAAGTGTGTTAAACGGTACAGTGGTACTCATCCTCATTACCTGTATGGTGGGCTCGTTCGTTACCCAGAACGCCGGTCGTAAGCTGGCCATCATCGAATCAGAAAAGATCCCTGAAATACCGACGGGGCCGGAACGTACCCTCATTCCGCTCGCCAACTTCGAAAAGCTGGAGCCGTTACTTGATTTCTCTATGCTGATGCGTAGCGCAGGACAGCCAAGCCCTATTCATCCGCTGGTGGTGGTAAAGGATGATGAGGAAGCGCGCGAAAAGATCTTTATCAGTAACAAGATGGTGGAAAAGGCCCTCGTAAGTGCAGCCGCTACGGAAAGTAATGTGCAGCTGGTGACCCGTGTGGACCTGAACGTGGCCGATGGTATTTCCCGTACGGTGAAGGAGCTGATGGTGACAGATGTGGTGCTCGCCTGGAGCGATAAAAATACAACGACAGACCGCCTGTTCGGCACGCTGTTCGGTACTACGCTCGACAATGTGTTGCAGGGCGTTTGGGAAACCGTGTATGTTTGCCAGTTTTTATACCCTTTAAACACCTCCCGCAGGCTGGTGTTGCTCTTACCTCAGAACACGGAGTACGAGCAGGGATTTGCCCACTATATGCAGAAAATGATGTTGTTGTCCAGGCAGGCCGGAGCGAGGCTGCAGGTGTACTGTACGGGCAGCACGCAGGAGGCGGTGAACGAATTGTTACGACGCACCAAATCTACCTTTGAAATGAGCTTTCAGCGCTTCGATCATATGGAGGACCTGGCCACGCTGGCGCGCAATATTACCCGCGACGATCTGCTGGTAGTGGTTACCGCCCGCAAAGGCACGCTCTCGTACCAGGCTTATATGGAAAACCTGCCTACCCGGCTTGTTAAATACTTCAAAGACCGTAACCTCATGCTGGTGTACCCGGAACAAACGGAGGTGCAGATCAGTGAACCTGGCGTACAGGCGGAAGACCTAACCCTTTCACCGATCGAAGAACAGCTGACCAACCTGAATAAGATCGGTAAGGTGGTGAAACGCATCTTCAAAAATCCGCCGAAGCATCAGTAA
- a CDS encoding ATP-dependent Clp protease adaptor ClpS produces MNHQTQTGGKTKEWEDVLVAEEEEFPYSLVVWNDDVNSFDWVIKSLIEVCGHSEEQAEQCAVIIHHNGKYAVKMGSYTELRPMCDALLDRGISATLEETVPT; encoded by the coding sequence ATGAACCATCAAACACAAACAGGCGGAAAAACAAAAGAATGGGAAGATGTGCTGGTAGCGGAGGAAGAGGAATTCCCGTACAGCCTTGTCGTGTGGAACGATGACGTTAATTCTTTTGACTGGGTGATCAAATCCCTCATTGAAGTGTGCGGCCATTCTGAAGAACAGGCTGAACAATGTGCCGTCATCATTCACCACAACGGTAAATATGCCGTGAAGATGGGCAGCTATACAGAACTTCGTCCTATGTGCGACGCCCTGCTCGACAGAGGCATCAGCGCTACGCTCGAAGAAACCGTGCCTACCTGA
- a CDS encoding DoxX family protein: MTNRHLAYALARITLGINFLGHGLVRLPKLEGFRNWMVKLFEGTMMPPSLVAPFATILPFIEFALGMFLIIGLFTRQSLVACAVLMMILLFGTCLREAWDAAGSQMLYALYIALLLFFIEYNAMAIDTRKRTSDY; the protein is encoded by the coding sequence ATGACGAATCGACACCTTGCTTATGCACTGGCCCGTATCACGCTTGGCATTAACTTCCTGGGGCATGGCCTCGTACGCCTCCCCAAACTGGAAGGCTTCCGCAACTGGATGGTCAAACTATTCGAAGGCACGATGATGCCCCCATCACTGGTAGCGCCGTTCGCCACCATCCTCCCCTTTATTGAATTTGCACTGGGCATGTTCCTCATCATCGGGTTGTTTACCCGGCAATCGTTAGTGGCATGCGCTGTGTTGATGATGATACTGTTGTTCGGCACCTGCCTTCGCGAAGCGTGGGACGCTGCCGGCTCGCAGATGTTGTACGCGCTGTACATCGCACTGCTGCTCTTTTTCATAGAGTACAATGCCATGGCGATCGACACCCGCAAAAGGACCAGTGATTACTGA
- a CDS encoding NADP-dependent isocitrate dehydrogenase, translating to MSQKIKVANPVVELDGDEMTRIIWKFIKDKLILPYLELDIKYYDLGVEYRDQTNDQVTVDAANAIKQYGVGIKCATITPDEARVEEFKLKQMWKSPNGTIRNILDGTVFREPIVMSNVPRLVPNWTAPICIGRHAFGDQYRATDFVVKGKGKLTIKFEGEDGTVIEHEVYQFKGDGVALAMYNTDESIKGFARACFNQALIKKWPLYLSTKNTILKKYDGRFKDIFEEIYQQEFKAEFDKNGLVYEHRLIDDMVASALKWNGNFVWACKNYDGDVQSDTVAQGFGSLGLMTSTLVTPDGKTMEAEAAHGTVTRHYRDHQAGKPTSTNPIASIFAWTRGLEFRGRLDNNQELIKFCQTLEQVCIEVVESGKMTKDLAVCIHGNKVEHGKHFLYTEEFLEELDKALKAKLQ from the coding sequence ATGTCTCAAAAAATTAAAGTTGCTAATCCGGTAGTTGAACTGGATGGAGACGAGATGACACGCATCATCTGGAAGTTTATCAAAGACAAACTGATTCTGCCTTACCTGGAACTTGATATCAAATATTACGACCTGGGTGTTGAATACCGCGATCAGACGAACGACCAGGTTACTGTAGATGCCGCCAACGCTATCAAACAATACGGCGTAGGTATCAAATGTGCAACTATCACGCCCGACGAAGCCCGTGTAGAAGAATTTAAGCTGAAACAAATGTGGAAGAGCCCTAACGGCACTATCCGCAATATCCTGGACGGTACTGTGTTCCGCGAGCCTATCGTGATGAGCAATGTACCACGCCTCGTTCCTAACTGGACTGCACCGATCTGTATCGGCCGTCACGCTTTTGGCGACCAGTACCGTGCAACCGATTTCGTTGTAAAAGGTAAAGGTAAACTCACTATCAAATTTGAAGGTGAAGACGGTACTGTTATCGAGCACGAAGTTTACCAGTTCAAAGGCGACGGCGTTGCCCTGGCCATGTACAACACCGATGAGTCTATCAAAGGTTTTGCACGTGCGTGTTTCAACCAGGCGCTCATTAAAAAATGGCCGCTGTACCTGAGCACTAAAAACACCATCCTGAAAAAGTACGATGGTCGTTTCAAAGATATTTTCGAAGAGATCTACCAGCAGGAGTTCAAAGCCGAGTTCGACAAAAACGGCCTGGTGTACGAACACCGCCTGATCGACGACATGGTGGCTTCTGCACTGAAATGGAACGGTAACTTCGTATGGGCTTGTAAAAACTACGATGGCGACGTACAGTCCGACACCGTAGCGCAAGGTTTTGGCTCCCTGGGCCTCATGACTTCTACCCTGGTTACGCCTGATGGCAAAACCATGGAAGCTGAAGCTGCCCACGGTACCGTTACCCGTCACTACCGCGACCACCAGGCTGGTAAACCAACGTCTACCAACCCGATCGCTTCTATTTTCGCCTGGACCCGTGGCCTGGAATTCCGTGGCCGCCTGGACAACAACCAGGAGCTGATCAAATTCTGCCAGACTTTGGAGCAGGTTTGTATCGAAGTAGTAGAAAGCGGCAAGATGACAAAAGATCTGGCTGTTTGTATCCACGGCAACAAAGTGGAGCATGGCAAACACTTCCTGTATACTGAAGAGTTCCTGGAAGAGCTGGACAAAGCACTGAAAGCTAAGCTGCAATAG
- the priA gene encoding replication restart helicase PriA, whose protein sequence is MKFADVIIPLALPRNYTYEVPASMEATLQVGSRVAVQLGKQKKYAGIVKSIHSQAPGAYKCKPILDQLDKEPVVYPTQTAFWSWLASYYMCTEGEVLNAALPAHLKLSSETVLQYNEAFGDDYTMLSDDEYMLAEALQIRNELRIDEIQMILDKADVYSVIKQLIEKRVCLVYEELKESYREKKENFITLNPTYSTDEQMSALFNELGRAPKQMELLLAYLHFSKTQGDVLQSELLKKSGASAAQLKGLVEKDILWVEKRTVDRIQMGKGEIKVDFELSTAQAKALLEIYQCFEEKQVTLLHGVTSSGKTQIYIKLIEDCLQRGKQVLYLLPEIALTAQIIRRLQKHFGGKIGIYHSRFSNNERVEIWNKVKSGELSIVLGARSSLLLPFRDLGLIILDEEHDSSFKQQEPAPRYHARDAAIYYAALFKAKVLLGSATPAVESYFNAQQGKYGLVNLGERYGGIEMPAIEVVDVKPEMAAKKMKGNLTAALEDAIRETISNKKQVILFQNRRGYAPFLLCTTCGWIPHCKQCDVSLTYHRQADKLHCHYCGTRYPYIYTCAACGSQTLLPKSFGTEKVEDDLHAVFPDARIARMDMDSVRNKDSHNKMIQQLEQQHIDILVGTQMVVKGLDFENVDLVGILSADSLLSYPDFRVNERAYQLMEQVSGRSGRKHGKGRVLIQASNTRHPVLQYVIDHNYRAMYDAEIAERQYFGYPPFVRMLRITLRHKNEQTVEQAAKVLGNWLRPHLEQQLVGPATPIVSRVRNNYLQEMMIKLPRDTQIIARTKDMLREFFIKLQTEKQFRSVVIIPDVDYV, encoded by the coding sequence ATGAAGTTTGCCGACGTTATAATACCCCTGGCGCTGCCCAGGAATTACACCTATGAAGTGCCCGCCAGTATGGAAGCTACTTTGCAGGTAGGCAGCCGCGTGGCCGTACAGTTGGGTAAACAAAAAAAGTACGCCGGCATCGTTAAATCCATTCACAGTCAGGCCCCGGGTGCTTACAAGTGTAAGCCCATCCTGGACCAGCTGGATAAGGAACCGGTGGTATACCCCACGCAAACGGCCTTCTGGTCGTGGCTGGCGTCGTATTACATGTGTACCGAAGGCGAAGTGCTGAACGCCGCCTTGCCCGCTCACCTCAAACTGAGCAGCGAAACAGTGTTACAGTACAATGAGGCGTTCGGTGACGATTACACCATGCTTTCCGACGACGAATACATGCTGGCCGAAGCCCTGCAAATACGCAACGAGCTGCGGATCGATGAGATACAGATGATCCTGGATAAGGCAGATGTGTACTCGGTGATCAAACAACTGATCGAAAAGCGGGTGTGTCTGGTGTACGAGGAGTTGAAAGAATCCTACCGCGAAAAGAAGGAAAACTTTATTACGCTTAATCCAACATATAGTACCGACGAGCAGATGTCGGCCCTGTTCAACGAACTGGGACGCGCACCCAAACAAATGGAACTGTTACTGGCGTACCTGCACTTTTCCAAAACGCAGGGCGATGTGCTGCAAAGCGAATTGCTGAAGAAGTCGGGTGCCAGCGCTGCCCAACTAAAAGGGCTGGTAGAGAAGGATATTCTTTGGGTGGAGAAGCGCACCGTCGACCGCATACAGATGGGGAAGGGCGAGATAAAAGTAGACTTTGAGTTAAGTACCGCGCAGGCTAAGGCGTTGCTGGAAATATACCAGTGCTTTGAAGAGAAGCAGGTAACCTTGCTGCACGGCGTTACCTCCAGCGGTAAAACACAGATTTATATTAAACTGATAGAGGACTGCCTGCAGCGGGGCAAACAAGTATTATACCTGCTGCCGGAAATTGCCCTCACCGCACAAATCATCCGCCGGTTGCAGAAACACTTCGGCGGCAAGATTGGCATTTACCATTCCCGCTTCAGTAATAACGAACGCGTAGAAATATGGAACAAGGTTAAAAGCGGTGAACTTAGTATTGTACTGGGTGCCCGTTCCAGCCTGCTGTTGCCCTTCCGCGACCTCGGACTTATTATCCTGGACGAGGAACATGACAGCTCCTTTAAGCAACAGGAACCAGCGCCGCGTTACCATGCGCGGGATGCGGCTATTTACTACGCTGCTTTGTTTAAAGCGAAAGTGTTACTGGGCTCGGCCACGCCGGCCGTAGAATCGTACTTCAACGCGCAGCAGGGGAAATATGGTCTCGTGAACCTCGGTGAGCGATACGGCGGTATTGAAATGCCGGCCATTGAAGTAGTGGATGTAAAGCCGGAAATGGCGGCCAAAAAAATGAAGGGCAACCTGACTGCCGCACTCGAAGATGCCATCCGCGAAACGATCTCGAATAAGAAGCAGGTGATCCTTTTCCAGAACAGGCGAGGTTATGCGCCGTTCCTGTTATGCACCACCTGCGGCTGGATACCGCATTGTAAACAGTGCGATGTTTCGCTTACGTATCACCGGCAGGCGGACAAACTGCATTGTCATTACTGCGGCACGCGTTACCCGTACATCTACACCTGTGCCGCCTGCGGCAGCCAGACGTTGTTGCCTAAAAGTTTTGGTACCGAAAAGGTGGAAGATGATCTGCATGCCGTATTCCCCGATGCCCGCATTGCGCGTATGGACATGGACTCGGTGCGCAATAAAGACAGCCACAATAAGATGATCCAGCAGCTGGAGCAGCAGCATATTGATATATTGGTTGGTACGCAAATGGTGGTGAAGGGGCTCGACTTCGAGAACGTAGATCTGGTAGGTATATTGAGTGCCGACAGCTTGTTGAGTTACCCCGATTTCAGGGTGAATGAACGCGCGTACCAGCTGATGGAGCAGGTGAGTGGCCGTTCGGGCCGTAAGCATGGCAAAGGGCGCGTGCTGATACAGGCGAGTAATACCCGCCACCCGGTGTTGCAATATGTGATTGATCATAACTACCGCGCCATGTATGACGCGGAAATAGCCGAAAGGCAATATTTTGGTTACCCGCCGTTCGTACGCATGTTGCGCATCACGTTGCGTCATAAAAACGAACAAACGGTGGAGCAGGCGGCCAAGGTGTTAGGCAACTGGTTGCGCCCTCACCTCGAGCAGCAGTTGGTGGGGCCGGCTACGCCGATCGTAAGCCGCGTGCGTAACAATTACTTACAGGAAATGATGATCAAGCTGCCCCGCGATACGCAGATCATTGCGCGTACGAAAGACATGCTGCGGGAGTTTTTCATTAAGCTACAAACAGAAAAGCAGTTCCGTTCGGTGGTGATTATCCCCGATGTGGATTATGTATAG
- the icd gene encoding NADP-dependent isocitrate dehydrogenase translates to MPAEKITMSNGQIQVPNHPIIPFIEGDGIGPDIWRASVRVFDTAIEKAYGQGRKIEWKEVMAGEKSFQQTGEWLPADTLRDLKEYLVSIKGPLSTPVGGGIRSLNVAMRQELDLYACVRPVRWFNKVPSPVKHPEKVDMVIFRENTEDIYAGIEYMYGTPEADKMLKFLQEELGVKKIRFPETSSFGIKPVSRQGTERLVRAAIQYAVDHNKPSVSIVHKGNIMKFTEGGFKNWGYELAVREFGDKVYTWEQWENTKKEKGEEEANKEMKIELAHKKILINDVIADNFLQQILLAPQDYSVIATLNLNGDYISDALAAAVGGIGIAPGANINYATGHAVFEATHGTAPRFANTDTMNPSSVILSGVMMLEYMGWKEAADIIVHGLSTAIMRKRVTIDFYKLMDDATLVKCSEFADEIIKHM, encoded by the coding sequence ATGCCGGCAGAAAAAATAACGATGAGCAATGGACAGATTCAGGTCCCGAATCACCCTATTATTCCTTTTATCGAAGGTGATGGGATAGGTCCCGATATCTGGCGCGCAAGTGTGCGTGTATTCGACACCGCGATTGAAAAGGCGTATGGACAAGGGCGCAAAATCGAGTGGAAGGAAGTAATGGCAGGTGAAAAAAGCTTCCAGCAAACCGGTGAATGGCTGCCGGCAGACACCCTGCGCGATCTGAAAGAGTACCTCGTATCTATCAAAGGCCCCCTCAGCACCCCTGTTGGCGGCGGCATCCGCTCGCTCAACGTGGCCATGCGCCAGGAGCTGGACCTGTACGCTTGTGTTCGTCCTGTACGTTGGTTCAACAAAGTACCCTCTCCCGTTAAACATCCCGAAAAGGTGGACATGGTTATTTTCCGCGAAAATACCGAGGACATCTATGCTGGTATCGAATATATGTACGGCACTCCCGAGGCCGACAAAATGCTGAAGTTCCTGCAGGAGGAACTGGGTGTTAAAAAGATCCGCTTCCCTGAAACTTCATCCTTCGGTATTAAACCCGTTAGCCGCCAGGGTACCGAAAGGTTGGTACGCGCGGCTATCCAGTACGCGGTAGATCACAACAAACCATCTGTATCCATCGTACACAAAGGCAACATCATGAAGTTTACCGAGGGTGGCTTCAAAAACTGGGGCTACGAGCTGGCGGTACGCGAGTTTGGCGATAAGGTGTACACCTGGGAACAGTGGGAAAATACCAAGAAAGAGAAAGGCGAGGAAGAGGCGAACAAAGAAATGAAGATCGAATTGGCGCATAAGAAAATCCTGATCAACGATGTGATCGCGGACAACTTCCTCCAGCAGATATTACTGGCACCACAGGATTACTCTGTGATCGCTACCCTCAACCTTAACGGTGACTATATTTCCGACGCCCTGGCAGCAGCGGTGGGTGGTATCGGTATTGCGCCAGGCGCCAACATCAACTACGCTACCGGCCACGCGGTATTCGAAGCTACGCACGGTACGGCACCGCGTTTCGCTAACACCGATACAATGAACCCTTCTTCCGTTATCCTTTCCGGTGTAATGATGCTGGAGTATATGGGCTGGAAAGAAGCGGCAGACATTATCGTGCACGGCCTCAGCACCGCCATCATGCGTAAGCGTGTAACCATCGACTTCTACAAACTGATGGACGACGCCACGCTGGTGAAATGTAGCGAGTTTGCCGACGAGATTATCAAACATATGTAA
- a CDS encoding lysophospholipid acyltransferase family protein: MRLIRNFLLAIYNIHAAIWFIAIMFLILPGIFLVSLFGKIRGGNMVFYFLRFWAHTWFPLVGIWFKRIRYEQEDKEPVIYVANHLSYLDAAIAVKVMRLPFRPLGKIEMVKIPAFGFIYRQSVVLVDRKDARARAQSVRTMKATLKEGVSMLVFPEGTTNYTGQPLRNFHDGAFRMAIEMETDIRPVLYVDSNHRLRAKGLLSLTPGINRVVWLPKVSVKGLTLQDLPALKKQVYDMMDAELRKYHNYPSLQPA, from the coding sequence ATGCGTTTAATCCGGAATTTTTTGCTGGCGATCTATAACATCCACGCCGCTATATGGTTCATTGCCATTATGTTTCTCATTTTACCCGGTATCTTCCTGGTATCCCTGTTCGGCAAGATCCGTGGCGGTAACATGGTGTTTTATTTCCTCCGCTTCTGGGCGCATACCTGGTTCCCGCTGGTAGGCATCTGGTTCAAACGCATTCGTTACGAGCAGGAAGATAAGGAGCCGGTGATTTACGTCGCCAATCACCTTTCTTACCTGGATGCCGCTATCGCTGTTAAAGTGATGCGCCTCCCGTTCCGACCGCTGGGCAAGATCGAAATGGTGAAGATCCCGGCTTTCGGGTTTATTTACCGGCAGTCGGTGGTGCTGGTAGATCGTAAAGATGCCCGCGCCCGCGCGCAGAGCGTACGCACGATGAAGGCGACGTTGAAAGAAGGTGTGTCAATGCTGGTATTCCCGGAAGGCACGACCAATTATACTGGTCAGCCTCTCCGCAACTTCCACGACGGTGCCTTTCGGATGGCGATCGAGATGGAAACAGATATAAGGCCGGTGCTGTATGTAGACAGTAACCACCGCCTGCGTGCGAAAGGCCTGCTGTCGCTCACGCCGGGCATTAACCGCGTGGTGTGGCTGCCGAAAGTATCGGTGAAAGGGTTAACCCTGCAGGACTTACCCGCGCTTAAAAAGCAGGTGTACGACATGATGGACGCTGAATTAAGAAAATATCACAATTACCCGAGTTTACAGCCTGCATGA